A single Panthera uncia isolate 11264 chromosome E2 unlocalized genomic scaffold, Puncia_PCG_1.0 HiC_scaffold_19, whole genome shotgun sequence DNA region contains:
- the LOC125916080 gene encoding uncharacterized protein LOC125916080, giving the protein MDYLKNSSFGDGPGAPLHDCAGILEQVHGFQTDLTDRPLPDAEATWFTDGSSFVRDGHRYAGAAVVTETDTVWAEALPSGTSAQQAELIALAKVTQAVGKAVGANWKLHCAYRPQSSGQVERMNRTLKETLTKLTMETGGDWVTLLPYALYRVRNTPYTLGFTPYKIMFGRPPPVIPSLRAELLAKFKDQELFLSLRGLQKAHEDIWPGLRAIYEAGPILTPHQYRPGDWVYVKRHHRETLESHWKGPYNVVLTTPTTLKVDDIATWVHHTHVQPADPSSIRKDFIT; this is encoded by the exons atggactacctGAAGAACAGCAGTTTTGGGGACGGGCcag gtgctccactacatgactgtgcGGGGATCCTGGAGCAAGTACATGGATTCCAGACGGACCTGACCGACCGGCCCCTCCCCGATgccgaggctacttggttcactgatggcagcagctttgtgcgagACGGACACAGGTATGCGGGTGCAGCGGTGGTCACCGAAACGGACACCGTATGGGCGGAGGCTCTACCCTCCGGAACGTCAGCCCAGCAAGCAGAGCTCATCGCCCTTGCCAAG GTAACGCAGGCAGTAGGCAAGgcggtgggggcaaactggaaattacattgtgcttataggccccagagctcaggacaggtagaaagaatgaatagaaccctaaaagagacccttaccaaattaaccatggagactggcggggactgggtgactctcctaccatATGCCCTTTACCGGGTTAGGAACACTCCTTACACCTTGGGTTTTACTCCCTACaagatcatgtttggcaggccaccccctgttaTTCCCAGCCTTCGAGCTGAACTTCTTGCtaagtttaaagatcaagaactttttctttccttgagagggctccagaaGGCGCACGAGGACATTTGGCCGGGCCTCCGTGCCATCTACGAGGCTGGCCCAATCCtgacacctcatcagtacaggccggGAGACTGGGTCTACGTCAAGAGACACCACCGAGAGACCCTCGAGTCGCACTGGAAGGGACCCTACAACGTGGTGCTGACAACCCCCACCACTCTCAAAGTAGATGACATtgcgacctgggtccatcacacccacgttcAGCCAGCAGACCCCTCCTCGATCCGGAAGGACTTCATCACGTGA